Below is a window of Myroides profundi DNA.
TTCCTCTTGTGGAGCATCTCCTTTATTGTTCTTTCCACCGAAATTATAAGTTATTCCTAGTTTGAATACTCTCATATCATTCTTTACAGTGAAGTTGGTCAGTTGATCAGGATGTTCTAAAATTGTTGTTCTAATACCTCCTGTTTTGAACAGATCACTTACTGCAAGTGTAGCTGTAAATTTCTCATTTAAGAATTTCTTACTGACTCCTAAATTCACTTCCCCTAATGAACGATATCTAAAGTTAGATTCTATTCCTCCGTTTTGGTACCAAGCAGTAAGCTCGATATTCATATTATAAGGCAACTTAAAGTTGTTATAGGTAAATACCCCAACACTATTTTTATTCTCATTGATTAAGTTATTGTCAAATCGAGTATTAAAAAAGTAAACCCCATGGTAGTTTTCCCACCAATTAATACCTGGTATAGGAGCAGATAATGAAGCGTACCATTCACTTCTACTTTTACCATTAATACTAGTAAAATAAGATTTGTTTATTCCTTCGTTAAAATAACTGTATAGCATAGGGTCTGTAATGCGACTATATCCGATAGATAAATCTATGAAACCTAAGAACTGCTGATCTAGTTCTATATTATTAGAATACTCAGGCTGTAGATTAGGGTTCCCCATAGATGTTGTTGTATTATTTAAATAGCGCACTGCAGGATTTAATTTATCGAATTCAGGCCTTTCTATTCTTCTAGAGTAAGAAGCCATTACAGAATAGTAATCACTAGCTGTATACGTTAGTTGTACAGTAGGAAATAGCGAGAAGTAATCTTGTTTTACTAACTTTTTATGAGCTAAGGTATCTCCATTGATATGTGTGTATTCTCCTCTTAAACCTGCTGTTATAGCCCATTTATCGAATGTCATATCTACTGCACCATAGAAAGCATGTACGCCTGTTTTATACTCAAATTGACTTTTGTGCAAAGCATTAATATTGTTTCCATTGGAGATGAATGTGTATAAACGTTCATCTGTTTTAAGAATAGAATAATTACTCTTTACGCCGAACTCTACTTTTGCAGTTGTATTTTCTTCATCCCAAAGTTGTTTCTGGTAATCAGATTTAAAGTTGAACTCTTTTCTATTTGTAGGATATTTATTCTGTTGTTTGGTTAGTAAGGCGTTTGGCAGTAATAGTTGTCCATTATTACCATAGATTACATCATTGATATCTGATTTGACATACATTGTACCGATGGAGATAGTCCAACTTTCTTTTTCTTCTATTTTCATTTTATAGACTACATCAGCTTTAAAATTAGTCAATTTACTCTTGCTCTCATTCTTTTGTACACTGTGAAAGAGATCATTATTATTTCCTAATTCTGTGTTGGTATGTACTGTACTAGGTGTATCATTATAGTCCATAGAAGTCTTTAAGCTTAGTACATGACCATTCTGAAATGTTCTGTCTATATCTAGTTTGACTAAGTGAGACTTACTATTTAGAACCGAGAATTGAGATTGATTTGACCATGTATGATCTAATGAAGCCAGATCTTTTTTATCATATCTCTCTCTTAATCTATCAGGCGAATAGCTAAATGAGTACAAAAAGTTATAGTTCCAGTTATCATTGCCATACCCTAAGTTTAAAGAGTGATCTGTGCTTACTTTATTACTAACACCTACAGTTGAATTAACTGTTCCATAAAAGCCTTGAACTAGCTTTTTCTTAGAGATAATATTAATTACCCCACCTGTACCAGAAGCATCTATATTAGCAGGAGGTATATTCATAATTTCAATAGACTCTAAAGTAGAGCCAGGAGTCCCTTTAAGTATGGTTTTTAATTGTTCTGCAGACAGCTGAGTAGGCTGTCCGTCCATCAATACTGTGACACCTGATTTACCTTTTATTTTTAATTCTCCGTTTTGACTAATAGTAACTCCAGGGAGTGTCTTTAGCACATCATAGGCAGACTGTGTTTGTGCTAAGTTACTCTGCTCTATATTTAATGTAGCTTTGCCAGGAGTTACTTTTAGAGCTTTTCTATGGCTGGTGATCATTACCTCATCTAAGATGTTTTCGTCACTTTCTATGATTAGATTGATTGGCGTATTATGATCACTTATAGTGATAGTAGAGGATACATCTTTATACCCTATAAAGCTAGCAGTTAGTTTAAAACTTCCTTTTGACTTAATATCTGCAAAAACAAAAGTTCCATCTTCTTCACTTTTGATAAAGTATTCTTCTTTTGGATTGTCCTTTGCTTGTAAGACTACAGTTGCCCATCCGATAGGATTGGCTTGTGTGTCTTTTATCACCCCTTGTAATTGAGATTGAGCCCAAGAAGGTAAAGTCATTACCCCTAATAGAATTAATAATAGTTGCTTCATAATTAAAATGGTATTAGCATTTATTTCTGAGGCAAATATATTAGGATGTTTTATGGCTTATTGGAACTTTTACATTAACTAACTCATTTCTATACTAAAGCCACCGAAACGATGATTATAGTGCAATTAAGCTTAAACCCAGATTACGCATTAGCCAAATACTACAAAGCAATTCTACTTCATAGTTCTTTCATTAGCTCTAAAACCATACTATAGTATGCTTTTATCACTAATTCAGACCTATTTTGTATAATTACTTTTCGTTTATATGTCTATTGCATAATCTGGGTTAAATAGAAGTGAATAGGCTATTCAAGAGCAAAAAATGTCAATTGATGTATCTATACCCTATGGGAGCTTAATACTCCTGTACTTTTGTGTAAGAATAATTAGAGAAGATGAGAATAAATAGATATCTGGGCAGGGGATACCGTAGTACTGCTGCTCATGTTTTGCAACAGGCTTTTAATGAAAAACTAAAAGGAATACTAGGGACAGAGGAAGAAATACATCAAGTTATTTTAGCATCTCTAGATGCTAAGCATATTATCGTGGCACGTTCTAGTGAAGGAGAATTAATAGGTGTAGCAGCTTATCAACACAATGGTCAATGTACTTTGAATATTTCTCTGAGTATTATGATTAAGGTATATGGGCTGATAAGAGGACTTTATAAGATGCTACAGCTCATCATGTACTTTCCATCTAAGAGAGATAAGGATGTAGTGTATGTAGATGCTATCGCAGTAGATGAGAATTTTAGAGGACTAGGAGTTGGTAAAATGCTATTAGAAGAAGTAGAAAAGTTAGCTTTAGAACATCATGCAAGATATGTAAGTTTAGATGTAATCAAAGAAAATCCTCGCGCAAAAAAGCTATATGAGCAAATAGGTTTTGTAGAAGTAAAATACAACGAATTAGACGAACGAACAAGTGATAAACTTGGCTTTTCAGGGTATTATTATATGATGAAAATAATTAGTTAAATCCTATTTTGGTATTGTAATTGAGTGCTATTTCTTAACTTAAGACTAAGGAAGACAAGTTCAGTTATAAAAAATGTAAAACGAGCTTTGTTTTTTGTTACTTTAGGAATATAATCGAAAAAATCAGGAAAGAATACTATAATTTTAATCTGTAATGAAAGCACAAAAGCAAAGTAAGAAAGAATGGAGGTATAGAGTAGCTTTAACGCTCTTAGTAGCGTTGTTTTTTATTTTTTCGTTGTACATTATTAGTACTGCGGATCAGTATCAGATAGTTTCTTTTGAGAGTGGATATACCTTTACGGCAGATGTGATTTGGTTTATTGCTATCAGTTGGATTGTAACGACCTTAGGGATCTATCTGTCAGATCGATTGCCGATAAAGACGTATTCCATAAAAGAAGTAATTCGGTTTGGAGTATTACATGTGATTATTTGTGTTGTAGTCTTCTTATTTTTAGTTATTGTGACAGATTACTATTTAATAGATCAAGATCATACAGCACGAGAAGATTGGTTAGACGCTAGACAGATGTTTTTTATAGGCTTATGTTTGACTGTATTTGTTATCGTTGTACACAATGGAAGAAAGCTAATAACGATGTGGAAAGAATCCGTTTATGAAAATGCACAGATGAAAGAAATAGTATTACAGAGCCAACTAGCATCTTTAAAAGCTCAGCTAGACCCACACTTTATGTTTAATAATTACAGTGTGTTAAGAAGTCTGATCCAAGAAGATAAAGAGAAAGCAAGTGAGTTCTTAGAGCGATTATCGGATGTACAACGCTATCTATTGGTAAACCTAGAGCATGACTTAGTCAGTCTAGCCAAAGAGATACAGTTCTTGATTGATTATTTATACTTGATTAAGATTCGCTTTGGCGAAAGTATACAAGTAGAGATTAATGTTAGACCAGAGCTGTTAGGAATGAAGATTCCACCTATGACCTTACAATTGTTATTAGAAAATGCAATAAAACACAATAAAGCAACCAAAAAAAGTCCCCTCTTTGTGAATATTTATGGGGAAGAAGAATATTTAATTATTGAGAATAACCTCCAATTATTGAACACTCTTCCTCATTCTTCTAAGTTAGGGCTGACGAATATAAAGAAGAGATACTTACTGATCGAAGACAGAGAGGTCTTGATAGAACAGACTGTATCCGTTTTTAGAGTTAAAATCCCATTGTTATAAGCTATGATAAAAGTATTGATAGTAGAAGACGAACAGTATAATGCACAGCATCTGACTACCTTACTTCAGGATATAAAAGAAGATACTCAGGTCGTGCAGGTTATAGAAGGTGTAGAGGACTGTATAGAATGGCTAGAGCAGCATGATGATATTGACCTAATCTTTATGGATATAAGATTAGGAGATGGAGTATGCTTCGAAATATTTGATGCCATAGAAGTAAACGTACCGATTGTTTTTACGACAGCTTATGATCAGTATGCCTTGCAAGTATTTCAGGTTAACAGTATAGATTATTTATTAAAACCAATCAAAAAATCTGCCTTAGAACAAAGCATAACGAAGTATAAGAAACTTCACCAATTACAAGTTTTAGATAAAGAAATCTTAAGCAATCTAACCGAGGTTATACACGGAAAGAAACAGAGTTATAGAACACGTTTTTTACTGAGTAATAACGATAGGTATAAAGTTATACAGACAAGTGATATTGCCTATATCTATACAGAATTTCGTCTGTCTAAAGCAGTTATGTTTGATAAATCTGTTCACGTATTACCATTCACTATGGAAGAACTAGAATCAGAATTAGATCCTAATCGATTCTTTAGAATATCTAGACAATATCTAATAAGCTATGAGAGCATTACTGCTATTCAGAATAATCTAAACAGTAAGGTAAGTGTAGTGTTACAGGGTGATGTAGAGGTAGATCTGAGTAGAGAGAGAACACGAGCGATAAAGCAATGGCTTGATACTTAATAAAGACATATACGTTAGTACGGTTTTGTCACTCTTTTGATGAAGATTTATTAAGTTGGTGTAGATTTATAACTGTACCATGCCTTATATGATAGTTAGTTATAAGCAAGGGTAATCAGTATATTGATTACCCTTGTTTTATTCAGTTGGCGCGGATTTTATAATCCGTGCCATAAGGCATTACTCTTTTAATTGTATAGCTAAGATTTCACCCGTAGCACAGATTACTCCATTAGCCTCTAGGGTTAGATCTACCCATACCTTTCTGCTCTCTATGCTTCTTAGTTTACCCTTTAGTACTAGTTCTTCTCCCATAGGAGTAGAGGCTTTAAAATCAACTTTAAGAGAAGCTGTTACACATCTTACAGGTATAATGCCTTCTAGTGGGATATTATTGTGCTTACACAGAAATGCTGCTGCTGATCCTGTACCATGACAGTCTAGTAGAGAAGCGATTAATCCACCATATACGCTTCCTGGTATAGCGGTATATTTAGTATCTGGAGTAAAACGAGCGATTGTTTCTTCTCCGTCAAGATATGTTTTTAGTTGATGTCCATTAGGATTGTTTTTTCCACAGCCATAGCAGTGCGCTAAGCTCTCAGGATATAGGTCTTGGATTGCTTGTGTCATAATATTTGTTTTGGTTGTTATTCGATAGAGGAATCCCTCTATTACAAATAAAGTTATTTTTATTGAAGTACAAAAATTTAACCTGATTAGAGTGTGTATTATAACTGCTAAAAATGTAAAACATTTTTTATCAAATGATAAAAAAAAGCTTTTTCTATATCCTAATCTTTGTATCCCAAAAATAGCGTGATAAGGCTATATCATTATTAAATAATAATTTAATCAATACAAGTAAAATGGAAAATAGAGGACCTATTTCTCAATTTATGGCGCATAATTATCGCCACTTTAACTCAGCAACTGTAGTAGATGCTGCTCAAGGGTATGAAAAGTTTTTAGATGAAGGAGGGAAGATGCTTATTTCTCTTGCAGGTGCGATGAGTACTGCTGAGCTAGGAATCTCATTAGCAGAGATGATTAGACAGGACAAAGTAGCTATTATCTCATGTACAGGGGCTAACTTAGAGGAGGATATTATGAACTTAGTAGCGCATTCTCACTATAAAAGAATTCCTAACTATAGAGACTTAACTCCTGAGGATGAGCTAGCGCTGTTAGAAAATAAATATAACCGTGTTACGGATACGTGTATCCCTGAAGAAGAAGCATTTAGAAGAATCCAAGGGCATATCGAGAAAATATGGAAAGACAGTGAGGCAGCAGGTGAGAGTTATTTTCCACATGAGTATATGTATAAGTTACTATTAAGCGGTGTGTTAGAAGAGCATTATGAGATAGATCCTAAAAACTCATGGATGCTAGCTGCCGCAGAAAAAAACTTACCAATCGTAGTACCAGGATGGGAAGACTCTACGATGGGGAATATCTTCGCTTCTTATGTAATTAAGGGGGAATTGAAGTCTAGAACAGTGAACAGTGGAATAGACTATATGGTGTGGTTAGCAGATTGGTATAAAAAGAATGCTGTAGATCAAGGAGTTGGTTTCTTCCAGATAGGAGGAGGTATTGCTGGAGATTTCGCTATGTGTGTAGCTCCTATGTGGGCACAGGATTTAGAGGATGATTCAGTATTGAGATGGAGATATTACTGTCAGATTACAGATTCTACTACTTCTTTTGGATCTTACTCAGGATGTATTCCAAACGAGAAGATTACTTGGGGTAAACTAGACGTAGATACACCGAGTTATGTAATCGAATCAGATGCTACTATTGTAGCCCCATTGATTTTCTCATGGGTATTGAAACAATAAATAAGAAAGAGCCTTCGGGCTCTTTTTTTTGTCTTAGAATAAAGGACTAACAGTTGAGTTCCATTTCTTAGGAATGAAATAAAAGAATTTGGTAATCAGAGCCCTACTATAAGTTTATTGACTGTTTTTTACTCTATTATAGAAATACTAAAGCTTATGAAAATTCTAAATATGAGAATATTTTAACCGCTATAAATTCTAAAAACAGGACAAATCACAGCTGTTAAAAATATTAACATTTAGGGTTTTTTAGGAATTTTAAGCATGCGATAAAGCTAGTGATATCAAGGGTTTCGGGAAGGTTGTATGGGCGTTGTTCGGAAGTTCTTTGCAAGGTGTTCGGAAAAAGGGGGTGTTTTCCGAACACCTTCCGAACAAACCACAACGTATACCGCATGAATACTCGGTTCGCAGTGAATTAATGCTGTTAAAAAACTTGTTAAAATTTTAAAATTGAGATTTTGAAAGCTGTGATTTGTGCTTTCTTTTTGGTGAGATGTACCAGACTTTGAATAGAAGAATATTCTCAATAATGGACATTGAGTCAAAGCCTTTACTGTAGGCAAAGGTAGTAAAAAAATAGATAGGAGAAAAGAGGGTGTAGGAGGTAAAGGGGAAAAATAAATGGTGTGTCTAAGAGAATTAAGTAATGGGAATTGTTTTATATAACTATTTGAATTGTTGTATTTTGGTTTTATTATTTTGATTAATTTTATTCAAAGTGTGAGGAAGTGCTATTTATGTATTAATACCCTTATAATAGCAAATGATTTACCTTAAATTAAAAAACACTGCTTTATCTAGAATGATACTGTAGTTGTATAGCAGTAATGTAGATGTTATAATTAGATGACACAATGAAGTTAGTGGACTTAGTGAAATATTTCAGAAAAGGAGGGGCGTATCAAGACTTTTGTAAGGAGTACTCACTGAATGTTGATTCAGAGGTTATCGAAATATATATGGAAACACCTTTTCAAATAGATAATGAGCTCTCTTTTTTTGAAATAGAACAGACAGAAGGAGTGTTAGAGTTTGAAGTTAATAATATAGTGTTGTCAAGTTTATTTGATTTCTATGTGTTTCTTGACATGATTGAAGAATCAAATCAAGAGACCTATAAGAATGTAAGCGATCTAGATATTGCTAAAAGGCTTATTAGTTATGGTTTAAATAATGCTTGAGGAAAGCAATACTTAATAGATGTTATTTTTATGAGACAGGATATATGGGGAATATTTGTGATAAAAGGAAGATTAAGATGAATAAATAAGATGAAAGAGATTAGTGAAGAACAATTGTATAGCTATTTTTTAGAAACTCTTAATTGTTGTGGTACTTTTCTTCTAGATCGTAATGATGATGAAATAGAGTATTTGATTTTTGAAGTATTCGATATTAATGTTCG
It encodes the following:
- a CDS encoding deoxyhypusine synthase family protein, yielding MENRGPISQFMAHNYRHFNSATVVDAAQGYEKFLDEGGKMLISLAGAMSTAELGISLAEMIRQDKVAIISCTGANLEEDIMNLVAHSHYKRIPNYRDLTPEDELALLENKYNRVTDTCIPEEEAFRRIQGHIEKIWKDSEAAGESYFPHEYMYKLLLSGVLEEHYEIDPKNSWMLAAAEKNLPIVVPGWEDSTMGNIFASYVIKGELKSRTVNSGIDYMVWLADWYKKNAVDQGVGFFQIGGGIAGDFAMCVAPMWAQDLEDDSVLRWRYYCQITDSTTSFGSYSGCIPNEKITWGKLDVDTPSYVIESDATIVAPLIFSWVLKQ
- a CDS encoding GNAT family N-acetyltransferase — its product is MRINRYLGRGYRSTAAHVLQQAFNEKLKGILGTEEEIHQVILASLDAKHIIVARSSEGELIGVAAYQHNGQCTLNISLSIMIKVYGLIRGLYKMLQLIMYFPSKRDKDVVYVDAIAVDENFRGLGVGKMLLEEVEKLALEHHARYVSLDVIKENPRAKKLYEQIGFVEVKYNELDERTSDKLGFSGYYYMMKIIS
- a CDS encoding sensor histidine kinase; the encoded protein is MKAQKQSKKEWRYRVALTLLVALFFIFSLYIISTADQYQIVSFESGYTFTADVIWFIAISWIVTTLGIYLSDRLPIKTYSIKEVIRFGVLHVIICVVVFLFLVIVTDYYLIDQDHTAREDWLDARQMFFIGLCLTVFVIVVHNGRKLITMWKESVYENAQMKEIVLQSQLASLKAQLDPHFMFNNYSVLRSLIQEDKEKASEFLERLSDVQRYLLVNLEHDLVSLAKEIQFLIDYLYLIKIRFGESIQVEINVRPELLGMKIPPMTLQLLLENAIKHNKATKKSPLFVNIYGEEEYLIIENNLQLLNTLPHSSKLGLTNIKKRYLLIEDREVLIEQTVSVFRVKIPLL
- a CDS encoding LytR/AlgR family response regulator transcription factor, coding for MIKVLIVEDEQYNAQHLTTLLQDIKEDTQVVQVIEGVEDCIEWLEQHDDIDLIFMDIRLGDGVCFEIFDAIEVNVPIVFTTAYDQYALQVFQVNSIDYLLKPIKKSALEQSITKYKKLHQLQVLDKEILSNLTEVIHGKKQSYRTRFLLSNNDRYKVIQTSDIAYIYTEFRLSKAVMFDKSVHVLPFTMEELESELDPNRFFRISRQYLISYESITAIQNNLNSKVSVVLQGDVEVDLSRERTRAIKQWLDT
- a CDS encoding TonB-dependent receptor domain-containing protein, with translation MKQLLLILLGVMTLPSWAQSQLQGVIKDTQANPIGWATVVLQAKDNPKEEYFIKSEEDGTFVFADIKSKGSFKLTASFIGYKDVSSTITISDHNTPINLIIESDENILDEVMITSHRKALKVTPGKATLNIEQSNLAQTQSAYDVLKTLPGVTISQNGELKIKGKSGVTVLMDGQPTQLSAEQLKTILKGTPGSTLESIEIMNIPPANIDASGTGGVINIISKKKLVQGFYGTVNSTVGVSNKVSTDHSLNLGYGNDNWNYNFLYSFSYSPDRLRERYDKKDLASLDHTWSNQSQFSVLNSKSHLVKLDIDRTFQNGHVLSLKTSMDYNDTPSTVHTNTELGNNNDLFHSVQKNESKSKLTNFKADVVYKMKIEEKESWTISIGTMYVKSDINDVIYGNNGQLLLPNALLTKQQNKYPTNRKEFNFKSDYQKQLWDEENTTAKVEFGVKSNYSILKTDERLYTFISNGNNINALHKSQFEYKTGVHAFYGAVDMTFDKWAITAGLRGEYTHINGDTLAHKKLVKQDYFSLFPTVQLTYTASDYYSVMASYSRRIERPEFDKLNPAVRYLNNTTTSMGNPNLQPEYSNNIELDQQFLGFIDLSIGYSRITDPMLYSYFNEGINKSYFTSINGKSRSEWYASLSAPIPGINWWENYHGVYFFNTRFDNNLINENKNSVGVFTYNNFKLPYNMNIELTAWYQNGGIESNFRYRSLGEVNLGVSKKFLNEKFTATLAVSDLFKTGGIRTTILEHPDQLTNFTVKNDMRVFKLGITYNFGGKNNKGDAPQEETTINKGHPPVKIIK
- a CDS encoding PaaI family thioesterase; the protein is MTQAIQDLYPESLAHCYGCGKNNPNGHQLKTYLDGEETIARFTPDTKYTAIPGSVYGGLIASLLDCHGTGSAAAFLCKHNNIPLEGIIPVRCVTASLKVDFKASTPMGEELVLKGKLRSIESRKVWVDLTLEANGVICATGEILAIQLKE